The following is a genomic window from Arthrobacter sp. NicSoilB4.
CGCTGTCAAGGTCCATGGAATACCGTGTCGGGCGCTGTAACCTTGGGAGGAATAAGCTCGGCTTGATCTCCAAGGCTTTGATCAGGCGCAGGGATCAGGCCGGCAGCAATATCAAGCACGACAATCACCGTCATCGAAAGTGTGGATAGATACGTGAGCAGCGAACAGGGTTCAGCAACTCTGGAAGGCACCGAACTCGATCTGGAAGACGCCGTCATGGGCCCCACCGGGCGCCCTCAACGCGACTTTCCGGAGCCCGCACCGCTGTCATCCCACGGCCCCGCGCGGGTCATCGCCATGGTCAACCAGAAGGGCGGAGTGGGTAAAACCACCTCCACTATCAACCTCGCTGCCGCGCTGGCCGAATACGGCCGCCGCGTGCTCCTCGTCGATTTCGACCCGCAGGGCGCCCTCTCCGCCGGCCTCGGCATCAACCCCCACGAACTGGATCTCACGGTCTACAACGTCCTGATGGACCGCAAGGTCGACATCCGCGACGCGATCCACAAGACCGGCGTCGAGAACGTGGACCTGCTCCCGGCCAACATCGACCTCTCCGCCGCCGAAGTCCAGCTCGTCAACGAAGTTGCCCGCGAACAGGTGCTGGACCGGGCCCTCAAGAAGGTCGAGGACGATTACGACGTCGTCCTGATCGACTGCCAGCCCTCCCTGGGCCTGCTCACCGTCAACGCGCTGACCGCCGCGCACGGCGTGATCATCCCGCTCATCTGCGAGTTCTTCGCCCTGCGCGCCGTCGCGTTGCTCGTGGAGACCATCGACAAGGTCCAGGACCGCCTGAACCCCCGGCTGCAGGTCGACGGCGTGCTGGCCACGATGTACGACGCCCGCACCCTGCACAGCCGCGAGGTGATCTCCCGCCTCGTGGAAGCCTTCGGCGACAAGGTCTTCGAGACCGTCATCAAGCGGTCCATCAAGTTTGCGGACGCCACGGTCGCTGCCGAGCCCATCACCAGCTACGCCGGCAACCACATCGGCGCGGACGCCTACCGCAACCTCGCCAAAGAGCTCATTTCGCGCGGCGGCGCGCCCTAGCCAGGACCGTGGCGCAAACAGGCCTTCCCACAGCGCAGCCGGAGCTCGCGCCCGCCGGGAAGAAGCCCGGCTTCGAGGTCCGGCTAACCAACTTCACCGGACCGTTCGATCTGCTGCTGGGCCTGATTTCCAAGCACCAGCTGGACATCACAGAGGTGGCGCTTGCCACCGTCACCGACGAATTCATCAAGTACATCAAGGGTCTGCAGAAACTGGGCGAGGAGTGGGCTCTGGATGAGGCCAGCGAATTCCTCGTCATCGCCGCCACCTTGCTGGATCTCAAGGCTGCCCGGCTTTTGCCTGCCGGAGAGGTGGAGGACGAGGAGGACATTGCGCTGCTCGAGGCCCGCGACCTGCTGTTCGCGCGGCTCCTCCAGTACAAGGCCTTCAAGCAGGTAGCGGGACTGATGGGATCCACCCTCGAGCTGGAGGCCGGACGGTACCCGCGACAGGTCGCTCTGGAGGGCCACTTCGCGGCGCTGCTGCCGGAGCTCCTCTGGCGGCACACCCCCCAGCAGTTCGCCGGCCTGGCCGAGTCAGCGCTCAAGCCCAAGGAAGCCGCACCCACCGAGGTCGGCCTCGCCCACCTTCACGGCACCCCCGTCAGCGTCAAGGAACAGGCGGAGCTGATGGGCCACCGGCTGCAGCTTGGCACCCGGCTTACCTTCCGGGCGCTGATTGCCGACGCAGAGTCCACGCTCGTCGTCGTGGCGCGCTTCCTGGCGCTCTTGGAGCTGTTCCGGGACAGGGCCGTGGCGTTCGAACAGCTGCTCCCGCTGGGGGACCTGACGGTTCGCTGGACCGCCGACGGCGAAGCCTGGAGCAGCGAGAACCTGAGTGAAGAATATGAGGAGCAGCCGTGAACGAAGCATCCGACACCGGTCCCGACGTAACAGGCCACCCCGGCGTTGACAGCCTTCCCGACGTCGACAGCCTTCCCGGCGGCGCCCGGGGAGCACTCGAAGCCGTCCTGATGGTGATCGACCAGCCGGCGACGGCGGTCGAACTCGCCGCCGGGCTGAACTTGACCGTCGACGTCGTCGAGGGGCTGCTCGCGGAACTGCAGCGGGAGTATAACGGCTATACTGTTAATGCCCCGGATGTGGACGATGCCAGTTTCGCTATCAACACTGCTGGCTTCAGTGCCAACGCCCGGGGTTTTGAATTGCGGAGTATCGCCGGTGGCTGGCGGATCTATTCGCGCGCTGAGTTCGCCGACATCGTCGGCGGGTTCGTGCTTGAAGGACAGACAGCCAGGCTGACGCAGGCGGCGCTCGAAACGCTCGCCGTCATCGCTTACCGCCAGCCCGTATCAAGGGCGCGGGTGTCTGCAATTCGAGGAGTTAATGTTGACTCTGTCGTGCGGACGCTGACGCAGCGCGGGCTGATCGAGGACTCGGGAACAGATCCTGAATCCGGGGCCATCCTGTACCGCACGACGTCGTATTTCCTGGAGCGAATGGGAATCGGCTCGGTGGCGGAATTGCCGCAACTTTCACCCCATCTTCCGGGGCTCGAAGGCATCGAAGAGTTCTA
Proteins encoded in this region:
- a CDS encoding AAA family ATPase, producing the protein MSSEQGSATLEGTELDLEDAVMGPTGRPQRDFPEPAPLSSHGPARVIAMVNQKGGVGKTTSTINLAAALAEYGRRVLLVDFDPQGALSAGLGINPHELDLTVYNVLMDRKVDIRDAIHKTGVENVDLLPANIDLSAAEVQLVNEVAREQVLDRALKKVEDDYDVVLIDCQPSLGLLTVNALTAAHGVIIPLICEFFALRAVALLVETIDKVQDRLNPRLQVDGVLATMYDARTLHSREVISRLVEAFGDKVFETVIKRSIKFADATVAAEPITSYAGNHIGADAYRNLAKELISRGGAP
- a CDS encoding SMC-Scp complex subunit ScpB; translated protein: MNEASDTGPDVTGHPGVDSLPDVDSLPGGARGALEAVLMVIDQPATAVELAAGLNLTVDVVEGLLAELQREYNGYTVNAPDVDDASFAINTAGFSANARGFELRSIAGGWRIYSRAEFADIVGGFVLEGQTARLTQAALETLAVIAYRQPVSRARVSAIRGVNVDSVVRTLTQRGLIEDSGTDPESGAILYRTTSYFLERMGIGSVAELPQLSPHLPGLEGIEEFYDSGRM
- a CDS encoding ScpA family protein, whose amino-acid sequence is MAQTGLPTAQPELAPAGKKPGFEVRLTNFTGPFDLLLGLISKHQLDITEVALATVTDEFIKYIKGLQKLGEEWALDEASEFLVIAATLLDLKAARLLPAGEVEDEEDIALLEARDLLFARLLQYKAFKQVAGLMGSTLELEAGRYPRQVALEGHFAALLPELLWRHTPQQFAGLAESALKPKEAAPTEVGLAHLHGTPVSVKEQAELMGHRLQLGTRLTFRALIADAESTLVVVARFLALLELFRDRAVAFEQLLPLGDLTVRWTADGEAWSSENLSEEYEEQP